In Kwoniella newhampshirensis strain CBS 13917 chromosome 2, whole genome shotgun sequence, one DNA window encodes the following:
- a CDS encoding phenylalanine-tRNA ligase, beta subunit, whose protein sequence is MPTITVDKAELYRRLEKEYTTQAFDELCFDFGIELDEDTTTEVEEARAKGLPTPPPQLKIEIPANRYDILCLEGLARALRIFLQLETPPTFTLSAPAQIQEVFVESSTSPLRPYFASAVLRLARPMNQLEYESFIDLQDKLHQNLCRMRRFVAIGTHDLDTIKGPFRYMCKDPKEIKFAPLNRDTEHTAEELMTIFETDRHLNKYLHIIKDAPAYPIIYDSNDQVLSMPPIINSQHSKIVPGKTRNIFIDTTATDKTKLDIVINMIATMFAEYTEIPFTIEPVKIHMPDGTSHLSPPIAPRLTTASSSYINAATGLKLSKEEICTLLTRMSLTAKPSATDADALEVEVPCTRPDILHECDIMEDAAIAYGFNNLPQSMPTTNTVAKAFPVNKLGDVIRKECAMAGWIEALPLILCSHDENFAWLNRPDPGHYAVHLANPKSTEYQVVRTSLLPGMLKTARENKALPLPMKIFEVSDVTVQDSTAERQARNYRRLCAVYMDRKAGFEVAHGLLDRIMQILGVPLLEKKENEGNYGYYISSAEDPTYLPGRAAHVFYRPKPSVTPTEPTPSSNPSSSPLHTIASSLKSALPSSAAGTAWERDINIGSLGILHPTVLNNFELVRPCSSVEIDVDPLL, encoded by the exons ATG CCTACTATCACCGTTGACAAGGCCGAGCTGTACAGGcgattggagaaggaatACA CCACTCAAGCATTCGACGAGCTGTGTTTCGACTTTGGTATCGAATTAGATGAGGAC ACCACGaccgaagtcgaagaagctaGAGCGAAAGGTCTTCCcacacctccacctcaatTGAAGATTGAAATCCCGGCCAACAGATATGACATCCTCTGTCTTGAAGGACTCGCTCGAGCTTTGAGGATCTTCTTGCAGCTGGAGACACCTCCAACGTTCACTCTCTCCGCTCCTGCCCAGATCCAAGAAGTATTTGTTGAGTCTTCG ACCTCCCCTCTCCGTCCCTACTTCGCTTCAGCTGTTCTTCGTCTTGCTCGACCTATGAACCAACTCGAGTACGAATCGTTCATCGATCTCCAAGACAAGCTCCACCAAAACCTATGTAGAATGAGGAGGTTCGTGGCTATTGGAACTCACGATTTGGATACCATCAAAGGTCCTTTCCGGTACATGTGCAAGGATcccaaggagatcaagttCGCGCCGCTGAATAGGGATACGGAACATACTGCCGAGGAGCTAATGACCATCTTCGAG ACCGATAGACATCTCAATAAATACTTGCACATCATCAAAGATGCTCCTGCCTATCCCATCATCTACGACAGCAATGACCAAGTCTTGTCGATGCCCCCCATCATCAACTCCCAGC ATTCCAAGATCGTTCCAGGGAAGACAAGGaacatcttcatcgacacCACTGCTACGGACAAGACCAAACT TGATATCGTGATAAACATGATCGCGACCATGTTCGCAGAGTACACCGAGATCCCCTTCAC TATCGAGCCTGTCAAGATCCATATGCCCGACGGCACATCTCACCTCTCACCTCCTATCGCTCCTCGACTCACCAcagcctcctcctcatatATCAACGCTGCTACCGGTCTCAAGCTGTCAAAAGAGGAGATCTGCACCCTCCTTACTCGAATGTCCCTTACAGCCAAGCCTTCTGCTACCGACGCTGATGCCCTCGAGGTCGAAGTGCCATGCACGAGACCGGACATCCTTCACGAGTGTGATATCATGGAGGATGCGGCTATCGCTTACGGTTTCAACAACCTCCCTCAATCCATGCCCACCACCAACACTGTTGCCAAGGCGTTCCCTGTAAACAAACTTGGTGATGTTATCAGAAAGGAATGCGCTATGGCCGGCTGGATCGAAGCCCTTCCGTTAATTCTC TGCTCCCACGACGAGAACTTTGCCTGGCTCAACCGCCCTGATCCTGGTCATTACGCCGTTCACCTCGCCAACCCCAAATCCACCGAGTATCAAGTGGTTCGAACGTCCCTTCTTCCTGGTATGCTCAAAACAGCCAGAGAAAACAAGGCTCTCCCCCTGCCGATGAAGATCTTCGAGGTTTCCGATGTCACTGTGCAAGATTCAACCGCTGAGAGGCAGGCGAGGAACTATAGAAGACTTTGTGCCGTTTATATGGACAGGAAAGCCGGTTTCGAAGTAGCGCATGGATTGCTGGACAGAATCATGCAGATCCTCGGTGTCCCTCtattggagaagaaggagaacgaggGGAATTACGGTTACTACATCTCTTCGGCGGAGG ACCCCACTTATCTTCCCGGTCGAGCTGCTCACGTCTTCTACCGACCCAAACCCAGCGTCACACCGACAGAACCTACACCCTCCTCCAAcccatcctcgtcccctCTGCACACCATTGCGTCAAGTCTCAAGTCGGCTTTGCCGTCATCGGCGGCTGGAACTGCTTGGGAGAGAGATATCAACATTGGTTCATTGGGTATTCTCCACCCTACAGTCTTAAACAACTTTGAGTTGGTCAGACCGTGTTCGAGCGTTGAGATCGACGTGGACCCATTACTGTAG